In Cicer arietinum cultivar CDC Frontier isolate Library 1 chromosome 7, Cicar.CDCFrontier_v2.0, whole genome shotgun sequence, the genomic window attttaaatatgtgttttgAGAAATTGtgattataattatgaaattgttAACGgtgttaggtgcacctagttagcTCGTTTTGATTAGAgagagttacccgttagatggagccgcccctatgagaaatgtcatccgtaggaggagagggctatcaacgcgatgtaagctccctaattgatacaTGATGATGTGTTACGAGATTAAGAGGAGATGactatccgttagatggagccactCTTAAGGGAAAGGCCAACCTTAGGAGGAAAAtgctatcaatgagatgaagccgcctcttggttctCAAAACTTTGTATTTTTACGTGTtgattttttatgatgattttaaggttattcattttgatttcggttcactattaattgaaatattaatatttctatatgaacaactaaattataagattaatgattttattatgtgtatGACATAATTGCCACAAGATTGTAAAATAGTTATTCGTgcctttttgtgtttcccttctaactgatggtggttgttgtctcctcactaagtcttcgTGACTTACCCCTTCACGTTGTTTATTTTTTCCAGATTCGCAGATAGTTGTGTAGCAATCTGTTAGTAGGTTCAAGTCTtgactatatttatttttggtaggcctctttgattgaggatcattcttttttaaaatatgtcgAGATATATCGAGTCTAATGtaatttgcagctattttggagtctagaagttttttttttgaaaagtcttaaataattagattatgttctttgaattgtgactgaattgaaagttaaatagggattttataaaattgggaatgttgaagttacaggGATACTCTAtcgaaatttcgagaaaaaagtatatatatatatatatatatatatatatatatatatatatttttgaaatggttagagaacgatttagttgtttaattgcGAAGTTAGTTGTTAGGCTTGCCAgactaggagtatagcttgtgcgccggtcACGACATTTAATTTTTGGGTCATGATAaagttggtatcagagctcgatCGTAGGTCCTAATAGCTGCAAATATAGGGTGATAATATATTCTTGTTAGTAAATTGTGTACCCGAGCACAACTTACTTGCAAGGGCTATTAGCACTCTATGAGAGTCTCATCTGTTGTTTGAATCTGTGTTTAAATTCATCATCACTACCTCTCCAAAATTTCTTGTCGTCTTATTCAATTTTTGATCGATTTTCTTTGAATAGGTGAGAATGCCACCCAAGACTAGGAATCCTGCTATAAGGGAAATTGTTGATGAGTCAATTGCTCAAGCTCAAGGCCTTCGTTAACGAGGTCGTGTTTCAGTTCGTGCTCGAAATATGCGTAGAGCTAATGTTGGCAGACGTGGTTTGAATGCTGATGTTGAGGTACCTAGGAGGAGGCGCGGAAATCCAACCATAGAAGAGTTTGCTGCTGGTCTGCAGGGATTACAACAGGTTGTGCAACAACTTGTTGGGGTTGTCGTCAGACAACAACAAGAGGGTGATCAAAGGCATGAAAATGCCAATGGTCAACAAAAGGTTAGACAAGTTGAGCATCAAACGACTGATGCAACTAGGGGTATTGAGGTTACTTTACCAGGCTTCATGAAGCTTAAACCCCCTACTTTTTCTGGGTCTAGTGAAACCGAGCATCCACAAGAATTCATTGATAGTCTAGAGCGGCTTTGGAGAGCATTGGGTTGTTCTGAGGTAAGAACAGTAGAATTGACATCATTTCAGCTAATAGGCATGACACATGATTGGTTTGATATAGTGTCACGTGGTAGACAAGTGGGGTCACCTCCGTTAGCATGGAGAGAGTTCTCTCAGTTGTTCATGGCTCATTTTCTTCCGGAGGGTGTTAGAGATGGATTAGCTCATGAGTTTGAGCGATTGGAGCAAACAGAGGGTATTAAAGTTTTAGAGTATATTGCTTGTTTTACACAACTCTCTAGAAATGCTTCTTATCCTATCACTAAGGAGATGCGTGTTAAGAGGTTCTTGAAGGATTACTTATTTAGATATGTGGTTGGTTCTAATTGTTCTACTTTTGCTGAGGTGTTGAGTTTGGCCCTTCAGATCGAGCAACGACAGAAGGAAAAAGGAGGCAATAGACAAGATTCACGGAAGAAACAAAGGGTTGAAGGATCTTACAGTAACTATTCGAACCGCGGTGGTGGATCTATGTTTAGTTATCAAGGGAAACAAAAACTCATGTCTCAAAGAGGCGGTCATAGTGGGCAGTCTTCTGGGACAGTGCAGAGTCGTAGATCAGATTTTGGAGCAGCATCACAATCCGCTTTCCCTCAGAGTCATTCTGGTGTTTCAGCTACACGATGTTCTATTTAAGGTAGGTTTCACTTTGGGAATTGCTCCAGAGATGGTAATGCTAAGGTGTGCTATCAATGTGGCCAAGTAGGTCACATCAAGAGGGATTGCCTTGTAGACACGACACATTCATCCTCTAGTTATGCATCAACACCTACAGCTTTGGCATCTTCTCAAGCTCATTCTGCACCTGTGCGTCaaagtggaaattcttatgtcAGAGGTTCAGGAACATCTCAGCAAGGAGGTAGAGGATTTGGTGGTAGAGGTCAGATACCAGCAAAAAGAGGTCAGACTCGAGTGTTTTCTTTGACTCGTCAAGATGCTCAGACATCCAATGCAGTAGTTACAACTATACTTTCTATTTGTTCTAGAGATGCTCATGTTTTGTTTGACCCTAGAGCTACACACTCTTTTGTATCCTCGTGGTTTGCTACTCGACTTggtaaatgttcatcttctttagAAGAAGCTTTAGTTGTAGCTACACCTGTTGGAGGAAACTTGCTTGCTAAGTCGGTGTATCGTTCTTGTGATATAACTATTGACGGCAAGGTGTTGTCGGTAGATTTAGTAGTTATTGGCTTGGTGGATTTTGATGTGATTTTGGGTATGGATTGGTTGGCTTTGCATCATGCCACTTTGGATTGTCATAACAAAGTGATGACATTTGAGATACCAGGACAATTAGTCTTTTTATTTCAAGGAGCACGTTGTTGGGTACCACATAACCAAATCTCAACCTTGGCAGCTAGTAAGTTAATGAGAAGAGGTTGTCAAACGTATTTAGCCGTGGTAAGGGATACACAAGTGGTTGAAGAGAAATTGGAAAAAATTCCAATAGCATGTGAATTTCCAGATGTTTTTATTGAAGAACTTCCTGGGTTTCCACTTGATAGGGAGGTTGAATTCTCTATAGATTTAGTTCCAAACACTCATCCTATATCCATACCTCCTTATCGTATGGCCCCAGTAGAACTTAAGGAGTTAAAGGAGCAACTTCAAGATCTTCTTGATAAGGGTTTTATTCGTCCAAGTTCTTCTCCTTGGAGAGCACCgatattatttgtaaagaagaaagatggaTCCATGCGGTTGTGTGTAGACTATAGGCCGTTGAATAAAGTAACTGTAAAGAATAAATACCCTTTGCCACACATTGATGAGTTGTTTGACCAACTTCAAGGAGCTCAATGTTTTTCAAAGATTGATTTGCGGTCGGGGTA contains:
- the LOC140918768 gene encoding uncharacterized protein: MRRANVGRRGLNADVEVPRRRRGNPTIEEFAAGLQGLQQVVQQLVGVVVRQQQEGDQRHENANGQQKVRQVEHQTTDATRGIEVTLPGFMKLKPPTFSGSSETEHPQEFIDSLERLWRALGCSEVRTVELTSFQLIGMTHDWFDIVSRGRQVGSPPLAWREFSQLFMAHFLPEGVRDGLAHEFERLEQTEGIKVLEYIACFTQLSRNASYPITKEMRVKRFLKDYLFRYVVGSNCSTFAEVLSLALQIEQRQKEKGGNRQDSRKKQRVEGSYSNYSNRGGGSMFSYQGKQKLMSQRGGHSGQSSGTVQSRRSDFGAASQSAFPQSHSGVSATRCHIKRDCLVDTTHSSSSYASTPTALASSQAHSAPVRQSGNSYVRGSGTSQQGGRGFGGRGQIPAKRGQTRVFSLTRQDAQTSNAVVTTILSICSRDAHVLFDPRATHSFVSSWFATRLGKCSSSLEEALVVATPVGGNLLAKSVYRSCDITIDGKVLSVDLVVIGLVDFDVILGMDWLALHHATLDCHNKVMTFEIPGQLVFLFQGARCWVPHNQISTLAASKLMRRGCQTYLAVVRDTQVVEEKLEKIPIACEFPDVFIEELPGFPLDREVEFSIDLVPNTHPISIPPYRMAPVELKELKEQLQDLLDKGFIRPSSSPWRAPILFVKKKDGSMRLCVDYRPLNKVTVKNKYPLPHIDELFDQLQGAQCFSKIDLRSGYHQLKIKRDDITKKTFCTRYGHYEFQVMSFGLTNSLAAFMDLMNHVLKPFLDQFVIVFIDDILVYSKSKEEHERPLRLVLQTLRDKQLYAKLSKCQFWMDNVVFLGHVVSKNGISVDPSKVEAVQNWPRPTTMKEIRSFHGLAGYYRRFVKDFSKIVSSLTRLTKKKVEFRRTDACEESFQKLKEYLTSSPILTLPIGGESYVVYCDASRVGLGCVLMQQGKVIAYASRQLQRHEVNYPTHDLEMAAVIIALKIWRHYLYGETWKANVVADALSRKSMGSLSHIAEVKRPIVKDIQEVVESGIQLELEFSVDFDGVLRLKSRLCVPNVGGFRRKILEEAHHSSYTIHPGSNKMYQDLRELYWWEGMKRDVVDFVSRCLVCQQVKAEH